The Thiorhodovibrio litoralis genome includes a window with the following:
- a CDS encoding DNA-primase RepB domain-containing protein, whose amino-acid sequence MSRLSAERPHQAMTAARHTAVMLEAWHDAGIVRADLAVRTAKATMLWFHDRSLDQLPLGLARARNVQQADIYIRPARGYPWPMVFLDDVARPMAQRIARHYAALVVQTSTLGGCHLWLRLTRALDEAQRCDVQRWLIPRVGADPGSVSGEHLGRLAGMKNAKRGGEWVNVLRRPSPQERVWDPTPALPTMAPAPPPVVNCAPRARLSTGDPSESAREWGWVCGALEAGLAPTTVYQRLLERASPRRGADAERYARYTLARAIRQSARGN is encoded by the coding sequence ATGAGCCGCTTGAGCGCTGAGCGCCCGCACCAGGCCATGACAGCGGCAAGACACACCGCCGTGATGCTTGAGGCATGGCACGACGCTGGCATCGTGCGTGCCGATTTGGCGGTGCGCACCGCCAAGGCGACGATGCTGTGGTTCCATGATCGCTCTTTGGATCAGCTTCCGTTGGGGCTGGCCAGAGCGCGCAATGTCCAACAGGCCGATATTTATATCCGTCCAGCCCGCGGCTATCCCTGGCCAATGGTGTTTCTCGATGATGTCGCACGGCCGATGGCGCAGCGCATCGCTCGGCACTATGCGGCCCTGGTGGTGCAGACTTCGACGCTCGGGGGCTGCCACCTGTGGCTACGGCTGACCCGCGCGCTCGATGAGGCGCAGCGCTGTGATGTGCAGCGTTGGCTGATCCCGCGCGTTGGCGCCGATCCGGGCTCGGTCTCCGGTGAGCACCTCGGTCGGCTCGCCGGGATGAAGAATGCCAAGCGTGGCGGGGAGTGGGTCAATGTCCTTCGGCGACCAAGCCCGCAGGAGCGCGTCTGGGATCCAACTCCGGCCTTGCCAACGATGGCTCCGGCTCCGCCGCCGGTCGTCAACTGCGCTCCACGGGCGCGCTTATCCACCGGTGATCCGTCCGAATCTGCCCGCGAATGGGGCTGGGTCTGCGGCGCTCTTGAGGCCGGCCTTGCACCGACCACGGTCTACCAACGCTTGCTCGAGCGCGCGTCCCCGCGTCGCGGAGCCGATGCCGAGCGCTATGCCCGCTACACCCTCGCTCGCGCCATTCGCCAGAGCGCTAGAGGCAACTGA
- a CDS encoding ExeA family protein, with product MNKTLLALYGLKFNPFSPELPTAALHRSAPVEQFCWRIEQSLIREGGFALIQGDPGTGKSAVLRLLDERLRQLPDISVGALTHPSSKVADFYREMGDLFAVDLKPHNRWGGFKILRERWLAHLETTLLRPVLLIDEAQEMHPTVLNELRLLTSMQFDSRTLLSVILAGDGRLATKLRREELLPLGSRIRTRLSMEYASREALVACLEHLQHSAGNASLMSAGLMKTLAEHALGNYRVLTTMAAELLAQAARLERAQLDEQLYLEVFGSAAGNARQRPSARAGA from the coding sequence ATGAACAAGACCCTGCTGGCCCTCTATGGACTGAAGTTCAATCCGTTCTCCCCGGAGCTGCCGACGGCGGCACTGCATCGCAGCGCGCCGGTGGAGCAGTTTTGCTGGCGCATCGAGCAGAGCCTGATCCGCGAAGGCGGTTTTGCGCTCATTCAAGGTGATCCGGGTACCGGCAAGAGTGCGGTACTGCGCCTGCTCGATGAGCGTCTGCGCCAGCTGCCCGATATCAGCGTTGGGGCGCTCACGCATCCCAGCTCGAAGGTGGCGGACTTCTACCGCGAGATGGGCGATCTGTTCGCCGTTGACCTCAAGCCCCATAACCGCTGGGGTGGCTTCAAGATCCTGCGCGAGCGCTGGCTGGCGCATCTGGAGACGACGCTGTTGCGCCCGGTGTTGCTCATCGACGAGGCGCAGGAGATGCATCCGACGGTGCTCAATGAGCTGCGTCTGCTGACCTCCATGCAGTTCGATTCGCGCACGTTGTTGAGCGTGATCCTGGCCGGCGATGGCCGCCTGGCGACCAAGCTGCGCCGTGAGGAGTTGCTGCCGCTGGGCAGTCGTATCCGTACGCGCCTGAGTATGGAGTATGCCAGTCGCGAGGCGCTGGTCGCCTGCCTGGAGCATTTACAACACAGTGCCGGCAATGCGAGTCTGATGAGCGCAGGGCTGATGAAGACGCTCGCTGAGCATGCGTTGGGCAATTATCGCGTGCTCACGACCATGGCGGCAGAATTGCTGGCGCAGGCTGCTCGGCTCGAACGCGCGCAGCTCGATGAACAACTCTACCTTGAGGTGTTTGGTTCAGCGGCGGGCAACGCCCGCCAACGCCCGAGTGCCAGGGCGGGCGCCTGA
- a CDS encoding DDE-type integrase/transposase/recombinase, with translation MSDDNGLGDPDGWARLRFAIIGPLLADPAPANALGARLKALAAKSWRHPVTGRAVSFSFGTLERWYYLARDAQDPVTALRPRRRSDAGEQRALSPRLMEAVQAQYRDYPGWTVQLHYDNLAALCAGDETLGPLPSYATVRRFMKRAGLHRRRVPARKTPGAEQAARRLEACEVRSYEAQYVHALWHLDFHHGSRNVLTRGGVWVKPLLLAVIDDHSRLICHLQWYLDETTETLVHGLGQALHKRGLPRALMSDNGAAMQAEEFTAGLHALGILHEPTLPYSPYQNAKQERFWATLEGRLMAMLKGLEELSLQRLNTLTQAWVEQEYHRKVHSETAATPLARLLDAPNVGRPCPDSEQVRAAFRCRVQRRQRRSDGTLSLAGKRFEVPARLRHLEQLHIAYARWDLSAVDVVDPHSGAILCRLYPLDKAANASGQRRRLEPAGAPPPPSQRATTLPPLLRDLLAEYAATGLPPAYLPKHDDLESSR, from the coding sequence ATGTCCGATGACAACGGCCTCGGTGATCCCGATGGTTGGGCGCGGTTGCGCTTTGCCATTATTGGTCCTTTATTGGCTGATCCTGCGCCGGCGAACGCGCTGGGCGCGCGGCTGAAGGCGCTGGCGGCCAAGTCATGGCGTCATCCGGTGACTGGGCGGGCGGTCAGTTTTAGCTTTGGGACCTTGGAGCGCTGGTATTACCTCGCACGCGATGCCCAAGACCCGGTGACCGCACTGCGCCCGCGCCGGCGCAGCGATGCCGGGGAGCAGCGCGCGCTGAGCCCGCGCCTGATGGAGGCCGTACAGGCGCAATACCGCGACTACCCCGGTTGGACGGTGCAGCTGCATTACGACAACCTCGCCGCCTTGTGCGCGGGCGATGAAACCCTGGGGCCGCTGCCCTCCTATGCCACCGTGCGCCGCTTCATGAAGCGCGCGGGCCTGCACCGCCGGCGTGTCCCGGCGCGCAAGACACCCGGGGCCGAGCAGGCCGCGCGGCGCCTGGAGGCCTGCGAGGTGCGCAGCTATGAAGCCCAGTATGTCCATGCCTTGTGGCATCTGGACTTTCATCATGGCTCGCGCAACGTCCTCACCCGGGGTGGCGTCTGGGTCAAGCCCCTGCTGCTGGCGGTCATCGACGATCACTCGCGCCTGATCTGCCATCTGCAGTGGTACCTCGATGAGACCACCGAGACCTTGGTGCATGGTCTGGGACAGGCGTTGCACAAGCGCGGGCTGCCGCGCGCCCTGATGAGCGATAACGGCGCGGCAATGCAGGCCGAGGAATTCACCGCCGGATTGCATGCGCTGGGCATCCTCCACGAGCCGACCCTGCCGTACAGCCCGTATCAGAACGCCAAGCAGGAGCGCTTCTGGGCCACGCTGGAAGGCCGCCTGATGGCGATGCTTAAGGGGCTGGAGGAGCTGAGCCTGCAGCGGCTCAACACCCTCACTCAGGCGTGGGTGGAGCAGGAGTACCACCGCAAGGTCCACAGTGAGACCGCCGCCACGCCGCTTGCGCGTCTTCTCGATGCGCCCAACGTGGGGCGCCCCTGTCCGGACAGCGAGCAGGTCCGCGCCGCTTTTCGTTGTCGCGTCCAACGCCGTCAGCGCCGCAGCGATGGGACGCTCAGCCTGGCGGGCAAGCGCTTCGAGGTGCCGGCGCGCTTGCGTCACCTTGAGCAACTGCATATCGCTTATGCCCGCTGGGATCTGAGTGCTGTGGACGTGGTTGATCCCCACTCGGGCGCCATCCTCTGCCGCCTCTATCCCCTCGATAAAGCCGCCAATGCCTCCGGGCAGCGTCGGCGCCTTGAGCCCGCCGGCGCACCGCCACCGCCATCACAACGCGCCACGACGCTGCCACCGTTGCTGCGCGACTTGCTCGCCGAGTATGCCGCCACCGGTCTGCCGCCGGCCTATCTGCCAAAACACGATGACCTGGAATCCAGTCGATGA
- a CDS encoding amino acid ABC transporter ATP-binding protein produces the protein MIRVEHLSKHFGNLQVLKDINVEIKRGEVISIIGPSGTGKSTFLRCLNLLDRPSGGRIEIDGVDILASKAEVPALRRRMGMVFQSFNLFAHLTVLENLCIGPIRLLGRPVADAADKGMELLRMVGLAEKGQQFPDQLSGGQKQRVAIARCLSMEPKIILFDEPTSALDPTMVSEVLGVIRRLARQGMTMAIVTHEMEFARDVSTRVLYMDEGLIYEEGPPEQIFEHPLRERTRDFIGKVRSLHWRVESPDYDLYALVGQIEGFCEKHLIPAKTAYAAHLLVEELLGVLLACPGSPCIDLTLAYSEKQHQLELRTDSLGPVGNPLESAQLDDGIALQLIRGYAEEIRYQRAHDCNRLRLLIKPPAAHGPGHPGE, from the coding sequence ATGATCCGAGTCGAGCATCTCTCCAAGCATTTCGGCAACCTCCAGGTCCTCAAGGACATCAATGTCGAGATCAAACGGGGCGAGGTCATCTCCATCATTGGCCCCTCAGGTACCGGCAAGAGCACTTTTCTGCGCTGCCTGAACCTCCTCGACCGCCCTTCCGGTGGCCGTATTGAGATCGACGGCGTCGATATCCTCGCATCCAAGGCCGAGGTGCCCGCGCTGCGCCGACGCATGGGCATGGTGTTCCAGTCCTTTAATCTGTTCGCCCATTTGACGGTGCTCGAGAACCTCTGCATCGGCCCGATCCGACTGCTGGGTCGGCCAGTTGCCGATGCGGCGGACAAGGGAATGGAATTGCTGCGCATGGTCGGGTTGGCGGAGAAGGGCCAACAATTCCCCGATCAGCTCTCCGGCGGTCAGAAGCAGCGTGTTGCCATCGCCCGTTGCCTGTCCATGGAGCCCAAGATCATCCTCTTCGACGAGCCGACTTCGGCTCTGGACCCCACCATGGTCAGCGAGGTTCTGGGGGTGATTCGACGCCTCGCGCGGCAGGGCATGACCATGGCCATTGTCACCCATGAGATGGAGTTCGCCCGCGACGTCTCGACGCGGGTGCTCTACATGGACGAAGGCCTGATCTACGAGGAGGGTCCACCTGAGCAGATCTTCGAGCACCCCTTACGCGAGCGAACCCGAGACTTCATCGGCAAGGTGCGCAGCCTGCATTGGCGAGTCGAGAGCCCGGATTACGACCTCTACGCCCTGGTCGGTCAGATCGAGGGTTTCTGCGAAAAGCACCTGATCCCCGCCAAGACTGCCTATGCGGCCCATCTGCTGGTGGAGGAGTTGCTGGGTGTCCTGCTTGCCTGTCCAGGCTCACCCTGCATCGACCTCACCCTGGCCTATTCCGAAAAGCAGCACCAGCTTGAGCTTCGCACCGACAGCCTCGGCCCGGTCGGGAACCCGCTAGAGAGCGCACAGCTTGACGATGGCATTGCCCTGCAGCTCATCCGCGGCTATGCCGAGGAGATTCGCTACCAGCGTGCCCATGACTGCAACCGACTGCGGCTGCTGATCAAGCCGCCTGCAGCTCATGGTCCCGGCCACCCCGGAGAGTAA
- a CDS encoding ABC transporter permease subunit (The N-terminal region of this protein, as described by TIGR01726, is a three transmembrane segment that identifies a subfamily of ABC transporter permease subunits, which specificities that include histidine, arginine, glutamine, glutamate, L-cystine (sic), the opines (in Agrobacterium) octopine and nopaline, etc.) — protein MTFTGRLMAPAMPEGEIGCFTVKPRMKANMTLSRGWLLILTLLSLLGLNSCDSGAPSADSGPVAGRSIALSAEPARTDARGERAASGWRSMDDLEHARIGVIMGTVMSLHMEKTHPEAKLTSFNASADLIVAIKSGKVDAGLFDAISAKAIIQAHPQLAVLDDDLFRYDLGIGFSRKQPELRERFNAFLQRIRADGRYAEISGRWFDGAPEQVQMPDLLRAQAPKGHFVLGLSISDLPYVAYKDGRYVGFDVEILQAFAAEEGIELAMRSLDFGALIPALAAGKVDIITDGIAITPERAKAVDFSAPYVKGHAVAVVLRSRLAPQAESGAGAPSTTGWQSLADLSQGRLAVFNGTAQDIFVTKAFPQAQILRFNSQADFVLAVKTGKVDAAITEANAIREIVKANPDLAVLADDFYSTAIAAAFAKGNNELRERFDRFLTAARADGTLASIQRRWLIDQPETVVMPDIPRASSGETISVGTSYLIGLPFVSQADGEPIGHDIEILQRFAAQEGLALNIIPMEFDAMIASLAVGKIDMIMARLSVTDERKAKVDFSIPYDEERSAALVLKERLGPPSAQQSASTPGARSPSSTATNQPPSRVDDLLASMHANFVLEQRWKLILSGLWVTVVISVASTLVGTLLGAFICWLRMSPQKVLRLLGSGYIFLIRGLPVLLLLMLIFYVAFASINIDPILVAIIAFGMNFAAYVSEMFRTGIKGVEHGQTEAGIAMGFTRVQTFLYIVMPQAVRRILPVYRGEFISMVKMTSIVGYIGVQDLTKAGDIIRSRTFEAFLPLIMVAAVYFLIIWVLGLVLDDIDRRTDPKRRAKAGSHSGFPPAASLP, from the coding sequence ATGACATTCACGGGAAGGCTCATGGCCCCGGCCATGCCGGAGGGTGAAATCGGCTGCTTCACAGTCAAGCCCCGGATGAAAGCCAATATGACCCTGTCCAGAGGTTGGCTACTGATCCTGACCCTGCTAAGCCTGCTAGGATTGAACAGCTGCGATTCCGGCGCTCCCTCGGCTGACAGCGGGCCAGTTGCGGGGCGAAGTATCGCCCTGTCCGCAGAACCGGCCCGCACGGATGCAAGGGGCGAGCGTGCCGCTTCCGGGTGGCGCTCAATGGACGATCTGGAGCACGCCCGCATCGGGGTGATCATGGGCACCGTCATGAGCCTGCACATGGAAAAGACCCACCCCGAGGCGAAGCTAACCAGCTTCAACGCCAGCGCGGACCTGATCGTCGCGATTAAGTCTGGCAAGGTCGATGCGGGTCTGTTCGACGCCATCAGCGCCAAGGCCATCATCCAGGCGCATCCCCAACTCGCGGTGCTCGATGATGATCTCTTTCGTTACGACCTTGGCATCGGCTTCAGCCGCAAGCAGCCCGAACTGCGCGAGCGGTTCAACGCGTTTCTCCAGCGCATCCGTGCCGATGGACGCTATGCGGAGATTAGTGGTCGCTGGTTTGACGGGGCCCCTGAACAGGTCCAGATGCCCGATCTCCTCAGGGCGCAAGCCCCAAAGGGGCACTTCGTCCTCGGCCTGTCCATCTCCGACCTACCCTACGTCGCCTACAAGGATGGCCGCTATGTCGGCTTCGATGTGGAGATCCTGCAAGCATTCGCCGCCGAGGAAGGTATCGAGCTGGCAATGCGGTCGTTGGACTTTGGCGCGCTGATCCCGGCCCTTGCTGCCGGTAAGGTCGATATCATCACCGATGGCATCGCGATCACTCCGGAGCGGGCGAAGGCGGTGGACTTCTCAGCCCCCTACGTCAAGGGGCACGCCGTAGCTGTGGTGCTCCGATCCAGGCTGGCCCCGCAGGCTGAGTCCGGCGCTGGCGCGCCCAGCACCACCGGCTGGCAGAGCCTTGCCGACCTGTCCCAGGGCAGGCTCGCGGTCTTCAACGGCACGGCTCAGGACATCTTCGTGACCAAGGCATTTCCGCAGGCGCAGATTCTGCGCTTCAATAGTCAGGCGGATTTTGTTCTCGCGGTCAAGACGGGAAAGGTTGATGCCGCCATCACGGAGGCCAATGCGATTCGAGAGATCGTGAAGGCCAATCCGGATCTGGCGGTCTTGGCGGATGATTTTTACAGCACCGCCATCGCTGCCGCCTTCGCCAAGGGGAACAACGAACTGCGTGAGCGGTTCGACCGTTTCCTGACTGCGGCCCGGGCCGACGGCACCCTGGCGTCGATTCAGCGCCGCTGGCTGATCGACCAGCCAGAGACGGTCGTCATGCCGGACATCCCTAGGGCGAGCAGCGGCGAGACCATCAGCGTCGGCACTTCTTATCTGATTGGCCTGCCCTTCGTCTCCCAGGCCGACGGCGAGCCTATCGGCCACGACATCGAAATACTGCAACGGTTTGCCGCCCAGGAGGGGCTGGCCCTCAACATCATCCCGATGGAGTTTGACGCCATGATCGCCTCGCTCGCGGTGGGCAAGATCGACATGATCATGGCGCGTCTGTCCGTCACCGATGAGCGCAAGGCCAAGGTCGACTTCTCAATCCCGTACGATGAGGAGCGCTCGGCCGCGCTGGTATTAAAAGAAAGATTGGGCCCGCCGAGCGCACAACAGAGCGCGTCAACCCCTGGCGCCAGAAGTCCATCAAGCACTGCGACCAATCAGCCACCATCTCGTGTCGATGATCTGCTGGCCAGCATGCATGCCAACTTCGTCCTTGAGCAGCGCTGGAAGCTGATCCTGAGCGGCCTTTGGGTGACTGTGGTCATCTCAGTCGCCTCAACTCTCGTCGGCACGCTACTCGGCGCCTTCATCTGCTGGCTGCGGATGTCGCCACAGAAAGTGCTGCGCCTGCTCGGCTCCGGCTACATCTTCCTGATCCGCGGCCTGCCGGTGTTGCTGCTCTTGATGTTGATCTTTTACGTCGCCTTTGCCTCAATCAACATCGACCCGATTCTGGTTGCCATCATCGCCTTTGGCATGAACTTCGCCGCCTATGTCTCGGAGATGTTCCGCACCGGCATCAAGGGTGTCGAACACGGCCAGACCGAGGCCGGCATCGCCATGGGCTTCACCCGCGTCCAGACCTTCCTGTACATCGTGATGCCGCAGGCGGTCCGGCGCATCTTGCCGGTCTATCGCGGCGAGTTCATTTCCATGGTCAAGATGACGTCCATTGTCGGCTACATCGGCGTCCAAGACCTCACTAAGGCCGGCGACATCATCCGCAGCCGCACCTTCGAGGCCTTTCTCCCTCTGATCATGGTGGCAGCCGTCTACTTCCTGATCATTTGGGTGCTTGGGCTGGTGCTCGACGATATCGATCGGCGAACAGATCCGAAACGGCGTGCCAAAGCGGGGAGCCACTCTGGTTTTCCGCCGGCCGCCTCGCTGCCCTGA
- a CDS encoding DUF4417 domain-containing protein, translated as MTRSSANWITKPGSFDPLNTARRFPASSPFGIPDLEPQSFDVPEDIRLRPYRSRIDRLDHARDICHFYLDDYRFETTWNSPGVGWRHVSAYWATCTPDFSLYPAWPRAMQLWQTYRARWVARFWQERGCRVIPTVNWSDAQSWAFCFDGIPPSQTLTISVADLRRPHVERRFRAGLVAMLERLTPRLLLVYGRLRFDPGCPVREIAPDWERLRALPTPAATAPGPWLSPKKGKGRPVPSPLPAPAQTASSARAARKSTH; from the coding sequence GTGACCCGCAGCTCCGCCAACTGGATTACCAAGCCGGGCAGTTTTGACCCGCTCAACACCGCCCGGCGCTTTCCCGCCAGCTCCCCGTTCGGGATCCCCGATCTCGAACCCCAGTCCTTCGATGTCCCCGAGGACATCCGCCTGCGCCCCTACCGCTCCCGCATCGACCGCCTCGACCATGCCCGCGACATCTGTCACTTCTACCTCGACGACTACCGTTTCGAGACCACCTGGAACAGCCCCGGGGTCGGCTGGCGCCATGTCTCGGCCTACTGGGCGACCTGCACGCCAGATTTCAGCCTTTACCCGGCCTGGCCCCGGGCGATGCAACTTTGGCAGACCTACCGCGCCCGCTGGGTCGCGCGCTTCTGGCAGGAGCGCGGCTGTCGGGTGATCCCGACCGTCAACTGGAGCGACGCGCAAAGCTGGGCGTTCTGCTTCGACGGCATCCCGCCCAGCCAGACCCTGACCATCTCGGTCGCCGACCTGCGCCGCCCGCACGTCGAGCGCCGCTTTCGCGCCGGCCTCGTCGCCATGCTCGAGCGTCTGACCCCGCGCTTGCTGCTGGTCTATGGCCGCCTGCGCTTTGATCCCGGCTGTCCCGTCCGCGAGATCGCCCCGGACTGGGAGCGCCTGCGCGCGCTGCCCACACCTGCCGCCACCGCGCCCGGGCCCTGGCTGTCGCCGAAGAAAGGGAAGGGGAGACCTGTCCCGTCGCCGCTGCCCGCACCGGCGCAAACCGCTAGCTCCGCCAGGGCGGCGAGAAAGAGTACCCACTGA
- a CDS encoding DUF4435 domain-containing protein → MDNKQLTLPAENNGTQSIETSQSIMLVGANGSGKTRLGTWIEISSPQRELVHRISAQKSLSMPDSTTPQSIEIAEKSLLFGNPDWSYQHKVHKWGKKPATYMLSDYEKLMVYLFSSETEENAKFKIACKSSNERIEPPTTKIDRVKDLWEEILPHRELIIGGLRIQTRVKGEEEKVYNSSEMSDGERVIFYLIGQCLAAPRNAIIVVDEPELHLHKSVQTPLWDAIEELRDDCLFVYLTHDVDFAAAKQTAKRIWLKSFDGQHWDWELIEQDENLPDDLLVEVLGSRKPVVFVEGDNGSHDASLFRELLPNFLVIPRGSCTQVIQSVKALKANHQIHHLQVYGIVDRDRRVPAEIAKLEQDSIFVLDVAEVENLFCTKEILEIVSNRLGRDPNADFQSVSNTVFTRLQGELDNQVSLRVSSEVKFLLNMFDENQKGAQAIDGALQSLVASIDINQIYTNIHQLYADVVQKRDYNVLLSLYNRKSLSAQVSNALGLANGSLPETVVRLSKSECKEQIKDALKPYFGNFQQNMA, encoded by the coding sequence ATGGATAACAAGCAACTGACTCTCCCAGCGGAGAATAATGGCACACAGTCAATAGAAACAAGCCAGAGCATCATGCTCGTCGGCGCAAACGGATCTGGCAAAACAAGGCTTGGTACTTGGATCGAAATATCATCTCCTCAGCGTGAGCTGGTACATAGGATATCAGCTCAAAAATCTCTATCTATGCCTGACTCAACTACACCTCAATCTATAGAAATTGCTGAGAAAAGCCTATTATTTGGCAACCCTGATTGGAGCTACCAACATAAAGTTCATAAATGGGGGAAAAAGCCAGCAACTTATATGCTAAGTGACTATGAAAAACTCATGGTCTACCTATTTTCTAGTGAAACAGAAGAGAACGCTAAATTCAAAATTGCCTGTAAATCTAGCAATGAACGCATAGAACCTCCCACAACAAAAATTGACCGTGTCAAAGATTTGTGGGAAGAAATATTACCACATAGAGAGCTGATTATAGGTGGATTGAGAATTCAGACACGTGTAAAAGGTGAAGAAGAAAAAGTATATAACTCATCTGAAATGAGTGATGGCGAGCGAGTTATATTTTACTTGATAGGCCAGTGCTTGGCCGCACCGCGTAATGCTATTATTGTCGTAGACGAACCTGAGCTACATCTTCACAAGTCAGTGCAAACGCCATTATGGGATGCTATCGAAGAACTTAGAGATGATTGCTTATTTGTTTACTTAACGCATGACGTTGATTTTGCGGCAGCCAAACAAACAGCCAAGAGAATATGGTTGAAATCGTTTGATGGTCAACACTGGGACTGGGAGCTAATTGAGCAAGATGAAAATCTTCCAGATGACCTTTTAGTCGAGGTATTAGGAAGTCGAAAGCCTGTGGTGTTTGTTGAAGGAGATAATGGCAGCCACGATGCAAGTTTATTTAGGGAGCTATTGCCAAACTTCCTCGTCATCCCCAGAGGGAGTTGTACGCAGGTAATTCAGTCAGTTAAAGCATTAAAAGCAAACCATCAAATACATCACCTGCAAGTATATGGAATAGTTGACAGAGATAGACGTGTACCTGCCGAAATTGCAAAGCTTGAACAAGATTCAATTTTTGTTCTCGATGTTGCGGAGGTAGAAAATCTATTTTGTACTAAAGAAATACTTGAGATTGTTAGCAACAGGCTAGGACGCGATCCTAATGCCGACTTCCAATCCGTATCGAACACTGTTTTTACAAGATTGCAGGGCGAGCTTGACAACCAAGTATCATTGCGAGTGTCTAGTGAGGTGAAGTTCTTACTTAACATGTTTGATGAAAATCAAAAAGGCGCACAAGCAATAGACGGTGCTCTACAGTCTCTAGTAGCTAGTATCGATATAAATCAGATCTACACTAATATACACCAGCTATATGCTGATGTCGTGCAAAAGCGTGACTATAATGTATTGTTATCTCTATATAACCGTAAATCATTGTCTGCTCAAGTAAGCAATGCACTTGGCTTAGCCAATGGCAGCCTGCCTGAAACAGTTGTACGTCTATCGAAGAGTGAATGCAAAGAGCAAATTAAAGATGCTCTCAAACCATACTTCGGTAACTTTCAGCAGAATATGGCATAA
- a CDS encoding IS4 family transposase, whose product MYTGKLVFSQLTEHLPLPAFRQCVTRYRGNHKIKSFSCLDQFLSMMFAQLTYRESLRDIETTLRAHSSKLYHMGIRGGISRNTLANANQVRDWRIYADFTSTLIQIARGLYSNEKLALDLEQTVYAFDSSTIDLCLSVFPWAPFRRTKAGIKLHTLLDLRGNIPSFIAISDAKLNDVKALDLLTIEPGAFYIMDRAYLDFERLYRFQLAGAFFVIRAKSNTKMRRLHSRPVDKTTGLRCDQTVSLTGVNTALRYPQHLRRIKFIDPATNKELVFLTNNFALSAFTITELYRNRWYVELFFKWIKQHLRIKAFFGTTENAVKSQIWIAISTYVLVAIVKKRLNINESLYSLLQVLSLTLFERVHINQLLNHVPDKYTDQENAKQLNLLD is encoded by the coding sequence ATGTATACCGGCAAACTCGTTTTCTCACAGTTAACCGAGCATCTTCCGTTGCCGGCTTTTCGGCAGTGCGTGACGCGTTATCGTGGCAACCATAAGATCAAATCATTCTCGTGTCTCGATCAGTTCCTAAGCATGATGTTCGCGCAACTGACCTATCGGGAAAGCCTTCGAGATATTGAAACGACTCTGCGCGCGCATTCGAGCAAGCTTTACCACATGGGTATTCGTGGAGGGATATCGCGGAATACCCTTGCTAACGCCAACCAGGTCCGTGACTGGCGGATTTATGCCGACTTCACTAGCACGCTAATTCAAATCGCCCGTGGCCTCTATAGCAACGAAAAACTCGCGCTTGACCTTGAGCAGACAGTTTACGCCTTTGACTCATCCACAATCGATCTTTGTCTTTCTGTTTTTCCATGGGCGCCTTTTCGGCGCACGAAAGCGGGCATAAAACTCCATACATTACTGGACCTACGCGGTAACATACCGAGTTTTATCGCAATTTCCGACGCAAAACTGAATGACGTCAAGGCGCTAGATTTGCTGACTATTGAGCCGGGCGCTTTCTATATCATGGATCGTGCGTATCTAGATTTTGAGCGTCTTTATCGCTTTCAACTCGCCGGGGCCTTTTTTGTTATACGCGCCAAATCGAATACAAAGATGCGAAGATTGCACTCTCGCCCGGTCGACAAGACAACCGGATTAAGATGCGACCAAACTGTCTCTCTAACAGGTGTCAATACGGCCTTGCGTTATCCGCAGCATCTTCGCCGCATTAAGTTCATCGATCCAGCAACGAATAAAGAACTGGTTTTCTTAACAAACAACTTTGCTTTGTCCGCATTCACGATCACAGAGCTTTATCGGAATCGCTGGTACGTAGAACTGTTTTTTAAATGGATCAAGCAACACCTGCGCATAAAAGCTTTCTTTGGCACGACTGAAAATGCAGTCAAATCGCAAATTTGGATAGCGATCTCGACATATGTATTAGTAGCAATTGTAAAGAAACGATTGAATATCAATGAAAGTCTGTATAGTTTGCTACAGGTTCTGAGCCTGACGTTGTTCGAGCGTGTGCATATAAATCAACTACTTAACCATGTTCCCGACAAATACACAGATCAGGAAAACGCTAAGCAATTGAATTTATTAGATTAA